TTACTGGAGGGTCTGAGTCTACTATTTGCCACTTAGCTATGGAGGGCTTTGCCTCTATGAAAGCTTTGTCTACAAACAATGAAAACCCCCAAGAGGCCAGTTGTCCTTGGGATAACCGGCGTGATGGCTTTGTATTAAGCGAAGGTTCTGCTAGCCTTATTGTAGAAGACCTAGACACCGCCATTAAAAGAAAGGCTCCTATTTATGCAGAACTAGTGGGTTGGGGAATGTCGGCCGATGCCTATCATATTACCTCCCCTCAACCAAAAGGAGATGGAGCTGCACTAGCTATGAAGTTAGCCTTACAGCAAGCACAAATTAGCCCCCATAAAGTGGATTATATTAATGCCCATGGAACCAGTACCCCTATGGGAGACGCCATCGAAACCCAAGCCATTAAAACAGTTTTTAAAGACCATGCCCATAAGTTAATGGTAAGTAGTACCAAGGGAGCTATGGGGCACACCTTAGGCGCTGCGGGAGCCATAGAAAGTTTAGTTTGCATAAAAAGCTTAGAGACACAAACACTTCCCTGTACTTTAAATTTAAAAAACCCTAGTGAAGATTGTGATTTAGACTATATTCCTAATCAATCTCGTGAAACAAAAGTAAACTATGTTTTAAATAATAGTTTTGGTTTTGGAGGAACTAATGCTTCCCTTATTTTTAAAAAATACTAATATTTAAACATGTCCACCTCGTCTATTTTTATTAGCTCCGATCATGCAGGAGTAAAATTAAAAACTTTTCTTTTAGAGAATTTAAAATTCCATTCTCTTATAAACTTAGGCCCCGATACAGAAGACTCGGTGGATTACCCCGATTTTGCCGACTTAGTTTGTAAAAAAATACAAGACCACAATAAAGATAACCCAAACCTAACTAAAGGAATTCTTATTTGTGGCTCTGGACAAGGCATGGTAATGCGCGCCAATAGATACCCTTTTATTAGAGCGGGTTTATGCCATAATTCTTACTCGGCACAATTAGTTAGAGAACATAACAATGCCAATGTTTTATGTTTAGCTGCAAGGCCCACCTTAGAAAAAGAAAATGCAGAGTTTATTAAAAACCCCGCGACAGTAAATAACAGACTCTTTGCCAATGCCTTAAAAATAGTAGAAAGTTTTTTAAGTACAGAGTTTAAACATGGACGACATAGCGCGCGCGTAAGGAAATTACAATGAAAGACCTTATTACCACCGACCCTCAACTTGCGAGTATTATTGCCTCCGAACAAAAGCGACAAGAGTCGGGGTTAGAAATGATTGCTTCCGAAAACTATTGCTCCCCTTCGGTAATGCAAGCTCAAGGTTCTATTTTAACCAATAAATATGCAGAGGGCTACCCTAGTAAACGCTACTACGGTGGCTGTGAATGGGTAGACCAATCAGAAACTTTAGCCATTAACAGAGCGAAAGAATTATTTAAAGCCGAGGCAGTGAATGTGCAAGCCCACTCGGGATCGCAAGCCAATATGGCCGCTTACTTAAGTTTATTAAACCCTGGCGATGCTATTTTAGGAATGGACTTGTCTCATGGAGGGCATCTTACCCATGGGTCTAAAGTTAATTTTAGTGGAAAGCTTTTTTCTTTTTCCTCTTATGGATTAGACGAAGATACGCAGTTATTAAATTATAATAAAATTGAAGACTTAGCAAAAAAACATAAAGTAAAACTTATTGTTGCAGGCTACAGTGCCTACCCTAGAAAAATCGATTTTCAAGCCTTTGCCCAAATTGCTAAAACTACTGGTAGTCTTTTAATGGTAGACATGGCGCACTTTGCGGGGCTTGTGGCTACAGGTTTACACCAAAGCCCCATAGATTATGCCGATGTAATTACCAGCACCACTCATAAAACTTTAAGAGGTCCTCGGGGAGGATTAATTTTATGTAAACAACAATGGGCTAAAAAAATTAACTCGGCCATATTTCCAGGAATTCAAGGCGGACCTTTAGAGCATGTTATTGCCGCCAAAGCGGTGGCTTTTAAAGAAGCTTTGCAGCCTAATTTTACTACTTATATGAAGCAAGTGCTAAAAAATGCTAACGTTTTAGCAGAGGTTTTGAAAGAGCGAAACTTTTCTATCGTAACCAATGGCACCGACAATCATCTTGTTTTAATAGACCTATCTAAACACTCCAGCGGACTTACAGGAAAAGACGCCGAAGAGTTACTGGGCCAAGCCCATATTACAGTAAACAAAAACACCGTGCCCAACGAAACACGAAGCCCCTTTGTTACCAGTGGCTTGCGCATTGGCAGCCCTGCCC
The window above is part of the Pseudobdellovibrionaceae bacterium genome. Proteins encoded here:
- the fabF gene encoding beta-ketoacyl-ACP synthase II, whose product is MSKKRIVITGQGVLSPVGNTLATFWDNLIQGKSGITNITQCPTDNLKVKIAGEVKNFNPDEVLNKKDQKKVDRFILLGLGSATQAIADSQLQFSDEQVIQETGIILGVGLGGLPTIEKQAELYFSGKRVSPFFIPSIISNLLPGQISLKYPVKGPQFTTASACASGAHAIITAANYIQQGLCNRVITGGSESTICHLAMEGFASMKALSTNNENPQEASCPWDNRRDGFVLSEGSASLIVEDLDTAIKRKAPIYAELVGWGMSADAYHITSPQPKGDGAALAMKLALQQAQISPHKVDYINAHGTSTPMGDAIETQAIKTVFKDHAHKLMVSSTKGAMGHTLGAAGAIESLVCIKSLETQTLPCTLNLKNPSEDCDLDYIPNQSRETKVNYVLNNSFGFGGTNASLIFKKY
- a CDS encoding RpiB/LacA/LacB family sugar-phosphate isomerase, with protein sequence MSTSSIFISSDHAGVKLKTFLLENLKFHSLINLGPDTEDSVDYPDFADLVCKKIQDHNKDNPNLTKGILICGSGQGMVMRANRYPFIRAGLCHNSYSAQLVREHNNANVLCLAARPTLEKENAEFIKNPATVNNRLFANALKIVESFLSTEFKHGRHSARVRKLQ
- a CDS encoding serine hydroxymethyltransferase, with the protein product MKDLITTDPQLASIIASEQKRQESGLEMIASENYCSPSVMQAQGSILTNKYAEGYPSKRYYGGCEWVDQSETLAINRAKELFKAEAVNVQAHSGSQANMAAYLSLLNPGDAILGMDLSHGGHLTHGSKVNFSGKLFSFSSYGLDEDTQLLNYNKIEDLAKKHKVKLIVAGYSAYPRKIDFQAFAQIAKTTGSLLMVDMAHFAGLVATGLHQSPIDYADVITSTTHKTLRGPRGGLILCKQQWAKKINSAIFPGIQGGPLEHVIAAKAVAFKEALQPNFTTYMKQVLKNANVLAEVLKERNFSIVTNGTDNHLVLIDLSKHSSGLTGKDAEELLGQAHITVNKNTVPNETRSPFVTSGLRIGSPALTTRGMKEPEMKIIANYIADLIENAKKEKTIQNIKGQVEELCKGFPLFKY